A genomic segment from Bdellovibrio sp. ArHS encodes:
- a CDS encoding glycosyltransferase family 9 protein produces the protein MKKVLLIRLDKIGDLICTMCVDQVSFLKDRDVHWVISKGLGFVPDNADPHRKYLELAKDDWRTSLQSLRSFLKDFKPDVAVSFQAPWWVSYALWAENVPVRAGVQSQWHSFLFLNRGLRQRRSQAVQHESDYNLDLLLHAFGVEEEITQEKTPELKLLAPLNPALLAKHNLTSGQYVVVHPGMAGSALNWPIAKYIEFISAAKKDSLVVLTGTPADEPWLKDIKEHFAGDARVLSLQNQLKATELFTVLKNAKAVVVPSTGVAHMAASLGAHVLGIYSPVRVQHPRRWAARGPHVRIFMPHSQDQDHVDPRCMDEISVEDLLKALSSL, from the coding sequence GTGAAAAAGGTTCTTCTGATCCGACTTGATAAAATTGGCGACCTGATCTGCACCATGTGTGTCGATCAGGTTTCTTTTTTAAAAGACCGGGATGTTCACTGGGTGATTTCCAAAGGTTTGGGCTTCGTTCCCGACAACGCCGATCCCCACCGAAAATACCTAGAGCTGGCCAAAGATGATTGGCGGACCTCGCTTCAATCGTTGCGTTCGTTCCTGAAAGATTTTAAACCTGACGTCGCCGTCAGTTTTCAAGCTCCGTGGTGGGTGAGTTATGCTCTGTGGGCGGAAAATGTGCCCGTGCGGGCCGGGGTTCAATCGCAATGGCATAGCTTTTTGTTTTTAAATAGGGGCTTACGCCAGCGTCGCAGCCAGGCGGTACAGCATGAATCTGATTACAACTTAGATCTGCTTCTTCATGCCTTTGGTGTGGAAGAAGAGATCACTCAGGAAAAAACTCCCGAGTTGAAATTGCTCGCGCCTTTGAATCCTGCGCTTTTGGCAAAACACAATCTGACTTCGGGACAATACGTTGTGGTTCATCCCGGAATGGCCGGTTCGGCTTTAAACTGGCCGATCGCAAAATATATTGAATTTATCTCTGCCGCAAAAAAAGATTCTTTGGTTGTTCTGACCGGCACCCCGGCCGATGAGCCTTGGCTCAAGGACATCAAAGAACACTTTGCCGGCGATGCGCGTGTTCTGTCCCTGCAAAACCAACTGAAAGCAACAGAGCTTTTCACGGTTCTAAAAAACGCCAAAGCCGTCGTCGTTCCCAGTACCGGAGTCGCCCATATGGCGGCCTCATTGGGCGCTCACGTTTTAGGTATTTACAGTCCAGTCCGGGTTCAACATCCACGCCGTTGGGCTGCGCGAGGTCCGCATGTTCGCATCTTCATGCCTCATAGTCAGGATCAGGATCATGTCGATCCCCGCTGTATGGACGAGATTTCCGTTGAAGATTTGCTAAAAGCTTTGTCTTCGCTTTAA
- a CDS encoding MFS transporter, with protein sequence MFVACALVVSNLYYNQPLLGILAREFAVSEKSVALVPAFTLIGYAIGILLLVPLGDMLNRRRLLQASMTVAGLLALSLSFSPNILTLCALSFVMGFFNVSATILISFSANLARPEERGRIVGIVTSGILIGSLMARTLAGFVAENFGWKMVFVFAGSVNLLLAVITQWALPSAESHFRGTYKALLSSTWDLVKNHATVREAALMGAILFGSFSAFWTTLTFLLEGEPFRYTPQTIGLFGALGMIGALAAPLAGRYADKKGPAATIRLGLYCAMAAFALLALSSTAVIGVILGVLLLDLGIQVAHISNQTRMFEVSSEARSRLSSIYIFSYFVGGALGSYIGSWLWSLGRWPAVSLGGLAFCLGATLLFQRGQKRRATSLELA encoded by the coding sequence ATGTTCGTGGCGTGCGCGCTGGTTGTCAGCAATTTGTATTACAATCAGCCGCTGCTGGGTATTCTGGCCCGTGAATTTGCCGTGAGTGAAAAATCGGTCGCGCTGGTGCCCGCTTTCACTCTGATTGGTTATGCGATTGGCATTCTGCTTTTGGTTCCGTTGGGAGACATGCTCAACCGCCGTCGTCTTTTGCAAGCCAGTATGACTGTGGCAGGACTGTTGGCTTTGTCCTTGTCCTTCAGCCCTAACATTCTGACTCTGTGTGCTTTGAGTTTTGTCATGGGTTTCTTCAATGTCTCGGCGACGATTCTGATCTCCTTTTCGGCGAATCTCGCTCGTCCCGAAGAACGAGGACGTATTGTTGGCATCGTCACTTCCGGTATTTTAATCGGCTCGTTGATGGCGCGCACGCTGGCCGGTTTCGTCGCGGAAAATTTTGGCTGGAAGATGGTCTTTGTTTTTGCCGGGTCGGTGAATCTTCTTTTAGCCGTCATCACGCAGTGGGCTTTACCTTCTGCGGAATCACATTTTCGCGGCACCTACAAAGCTCTTCTTTCTTCCACATGGGATTTAGTCAAAAACCATGCGACGGTTCGTGAAGCTGCGTTGATGGGCGCTATTCTTTTCGGCTCTTTTTCAGCCTTCTGGACGACGCTGACTTTTTTGCTTGAAGGCGAGCCTTTTCGCTACACACCGCAAACCATCGGCCTGTTCGGGGCTTTAGGAATGATCGGAGCTTTGGCGGCACCCCTGGCCGGTCGCTATGCCGATAAAAAAGGCCCTGCAGCTACCATCCGCCTGGGACTTTACTGTGCAATGGCGGCCTTTGCCCTCTTAGCTCTATCGTCCACAGCTGTGATCGGTGTGATCCTGGGAGTCTTGCTTTTGGATTTGGGTATCCAGGTCGCACATATATCCAATCAGACCCGCATGTTCGAGGTCTCTTCCGAGGCGCGTTCGCGCTTAAGCTCCATTTATATCTTCAGCTATTTTGTCGGCGGCGCTTTAGGTTCCTACATCGGCTCTTGGCTTTGGAGCCTGGGTCGTTGGCCTGCTGTTTCTTTGGGCGGACTGGCATTTTGCCTAGGCGCGACCCTGCTTTTTCAGAGAGGACAAAAAAGACGGGCGACTTCGCTTGAACTGGCTTAA
- the gcvP gene encoding aminomethyl-transferring glycine dehydrogenase has translation MKIADLSPRNEFIPRHIGPSDSDIHEMLKTLGFNSLDQMADKVIPQQIRTQHNYADVGPGISEHGLLNHLKQMVAKNKVFKTYIGMGYHDTITPTVIQRNVFENPVWYTAYTPYQPEISQGRLEALLNFQTMIGDLCGMEISNASLLDEGTAAAEAMFMAHSLCKNKANAFVVSPEMHPHVIEVLGTRAEPLGFEMIVTDPATYDFAKPVFGVFFQYPNTSGAVEDYSDLAKKYKDHGALVTASVDLLAMTLLTPPGEWGADMVVGNSQRFGVPLGFGGPHAGFLATKDAYKRLMPGRLVGVSVDSQGKMALRLALQTREQHIRREKATSNICTAQVLLANMASMYAVYHGPQGLKKIALRVQRLTGILAEGLNKLGFAVSKNAFFDTVTVTTDKATAIIAQAEKMQMNFRNFGNGKIGLSLNETTTLEDVEMIWAAFNQGQAAAFTGASIDAAMKDVEVPEKLVRTSAYMTHPVFHSHHSETEMLRYIHHLQNKDLTLTHSMIPLGSCTMKLNATTELVPVSWPEINKLHPFAPTAQAVGLIEMIHDLEKKLCDITGFAAVSLQPNAGSQGEYAGLLVIRKYHQSRGQGHRNICLIPSSAHGTNPASAALVNMQVVVVACDDQGNVDVQDLKAKAEQHRDNLAALMITYPSTHGVFEEAIVEICKIIHDNGGQVYMDGANMNALVGMCRPGAFGPDVSHMNLHKTFSIPHGGGGPGVGPIGVAAHLKDFLPTHSLVPEAGPKTGISATTSAPWGSASILPISWAYITMMGAEGLRKATLVSILSANYIAKKLEPHYPVLYKGKNGLVAHECIVDVREIKKVSGIDVTDVAKRLMDFGFHAPTMSFPVAGTLMIEPTESEPKKELDRFIDSMVTIRKEIAAIETGKMDKENNALKNAPHTAAMMMKPEWNHPYSREEAVYPVEWLRTNKFWPVVGRVDNAYGDRNLICSCPSVEEYT, from the coding sequence ATGAAAATTGCCGATCTTTCCCCACGGAACGAATTTATCCCCCGTCATATTGGTCCTTCTGATTCTGACATTCACGAGATGTTGAAGACTTTAGGATTTAACTCTTTAGATCAAATGGCTGACAAAGTGATTCCCCAACAGATCCGCACGCAGCATAACTACGCGGATGTAGGCCCCGGTATTTCCGAGCACGGTCTTTTGAATCATTTGAAGCAGATGGTTGCAAAGAACAAAGTCTTTAAAACCTACATCGGCATGGGCTACCACGACACTATCACGCCAACGGTGATTCAACGAAACGTCTTTGAAAACCCCGTATGGTACACAGCCTACACTCCTTATCAACCCGAGATCTCGCAAGGCCGTCTGGAAGCTCTTTTGAATTTCCAAACTATGATCGGTGATCTTTGCGGTATGGAAATTTCTAATGCTTCGTTGTTGGATGAAGGAACTGCAGCCGCAGAGGCGATGTTCATGGCGCACTCTCTTTGCAAAAACAAAGCAAATGCTTTTGTTGTGTCTCCGGAAATGCATCCTCACGTCATCGAAGTGCTAGGCACTCGCGCTGAGCCTTTGGGCTTTGAAATGATTGTCACCGATCCCGCGACATATGATTTCGCAAAACCTGTCTTTGGCGTGTTCTTCCAATATCCCAATACCAGCGGAGCCGTGGAAGACTATTCAGATCTTGCAAAGAAATACAAAGATCATGGAGCCCTAGTGACCGCGTCTGTGGATTTATTGGCCATGACGTTGTTGACGCCTCCGGGAGAATGGGGTGCCGACATGGTTGTCGGTAACTCTCAACGCTTTGGTGTGCCATTGGGCTTCGGTGGACCTCATGCCGGTTTCTTGGCGACAAAAGATGCTTATAAGCGTTTGATGCCAGGCCGTCTTGTCGGCGTCAGCGTGGATTCCCAAGGGAAAATGGCTTTACGTTTGGCTTTGCAAACTCGTGAGCAGCACATCCGTCGCGAAAAAGCGACTTCCAATATCTGCACCGCTCAGGTTCTTTTGGCCAATATGGCTTCGATGTATGCCGTTTACCACGGCCCTCAAGGTCTTAAAAAAATCGCTCTTCGCGTGCAACGTTTGACGGGCATCCTGGCGGAGGGTTTGAACAAACTGGGCTTCGCTGTTTCTAAAAATGCTTTCTTTGACACTGTGACCGTAACAACGGACAAAGCCACAGCTATCATTGCGCAAGCGGAAAAAATGCAGATGAACTTCCGCAATTTCGGCAACGGCAAAATCGGTCTTTCTTTGAACGAAACAACGACGTTAGAAGATGTCGAAATGATCTGGGCCGCTTTCAATCAAGGCCAAGCAGCGGCGTTCACGGGGGCCTCTATTGATGCCGCTATGAAAGATGTGGAAGTGCCAGAGAAGCTGGTTCGTACTTCCGCCTATATGACCCATCCCGTGTTCCACTCACACCACAGTGAAACCGAGATGCTTCGTTACATCCATCACTTGCAGAACAAGGATCTGACTTTAACTCACTCGATGATCCCATTGGGATCTTGCACAATGAAGTTGAATGCCACAACAGAGCTGGTTCCGGTGTCCTGGCCCGAGATCAATAAACTTCATCCCTTCGCCCCCACTGCGCAAGCGGTCGGCTTGATCGAGATGATTCACGATCTGGAAAAGAAACTTTGCGACATCACGGGCTTTGCCGCTGTGAGCTTGCAGCCGAATGCGGGCTCGCAAGGGGAATACGCCGGTCTTTTGGTCATTCGTAAATATCATCAGTCACGTGGCCAAGGTCATCGTAATATCTGTTTGATTCCTTCTTCCGCGCACGGAACAAATCCCGCATCAGCCGCTTTGGTGAACATGCAGGTCGTGGTGGTTGCGTGTGACGATCAAGGCAACGTCGACGTTCAGGATCTTAAAGCGAAAGCCGAACAGCATCGCGACAATCTTGCCGCTCTGATGATTACTTATCCTTCCACGCATGGCGTGTTTGAAGAGGCCATTGTCGAAATTTGTAAAATCATTCACGACAACGGCGGACAAGTTTACATGGACGGCGCGAATATGAACGCCCTGGTCGGCATGTGCCGTCCTGGAGCTTTCGGTCCCGATGTATCACATATGAACTTGCATAAAACCTTCTCGATCCCTCACGGTGGTGGCGGACCGGGTGTGGGCCCTATCGGCGTCGCAGCTCACCTGAAAGATTTCTTACCAACGCACTCCTTGGTGCCTGAAGCGGGTCCTAAGACAGGGATTTCAGCAACGACGTCCGCACCTTGGGGCAGCGCCAGCATTCTTCCGATCTCTTGGGCTTATATCACCATGATGGGCGCTGAAGGCCTTCGCAAAGCGACTTTGGTGAGTATCTTGAGCGCGAACTATATCGCGAAAAAACTAGAGCCTCACTACCCTGTTCTTTACAAAGGTAAAAACGGTCTGGTCGCGCACGAGTGCATCGTGGATGTGCGTGAGATTAAAAAAGTTTCCGGCATCGACGTGACGGACGTGGCGAAACGTTTGATGGATTTCGGGTTCCATGCTCCGACTATGAGCTTCCCTGTTGCGGGAACTTTGATGATTGAGCCGACAGAGTCTGAACCGAAAAAAGAGCTGGATCGTTTTATCGATTCTATGGTGACAATCCGTAAAGAAATTGCCGCGATTGAAACTGGAAAAATGGATAAAGAAAACAATGCTCTTAAAAATGCGCCTCATACAGCGGCGATGATGATGAAGCCTGAATGGAATCATCCGTATTCGCGCGAAGAGGCCGTATACCCTGTTGAGTGGTTGCGCACGAACAAGTTCTGGCCTGTGGTTGGCCGCGTAGACAACGCGTACGGTGACAGAAACTTAATTTGCTCTTGCCCCTCTGTGGAAGAATACACTTAA
- a CDS encoding small ribosomal subunit Rsm22 family protein, translated as MQRQFTFPESFEDSISQALANYKLSLQDSKALAKCVLALSDYFIQKPDDVTPWHESWAQVAYLCYYLPLNSTRLAGIIAEADKRSFFHGLERVVDFGAGLATASLSLAQKHSWQFQLVERASEPQKLIETYFPQFKAEEWLRTFSASRLKDPGKTLAVFSYSLTELADIPEWAYQCEALMLVEPSTQQDGRKLLQLRQKLLENGYHVWAPCTHEGPCPLLTQSKHDWCHDRVHFQAPEWFLKMEEQLPMKNRTLTMSYLLMRKTRPENIAAARVVGDRLQEKGKDRQMICRGPEREFLAWMHKLKIHQEIPRGVLVKIPSESQKVSNELRILNEVEIYE; from the coding sequence ATGCAAAGACAGTTCACCTTCCCCGAATCTTTTGAAGACTCTATTTCTCAGGCTCTTGCAAACTACAAGCTGTCTTTGCAGGACTCCAAAGCGCTGGCAAAATGTGTTCTGGCTTTGTCGGACTATTTTATTCAAAAACCCGACGACGTGACACCTTGGCACGAGTCGTGGGCGCAGGTGGCTTATCTTTGTTATTATCTGCCTCTCAATTCCACTCGTCTGGCAGGAATTATTGCTGAGGCTGACAAAAGAAGCTTTTTTCACGGCCTGGAAAGAGTCGTTGATTTTGGTGCGGGCCTAGCCACGGCGTCTTTGAGTCTGGCGCAAAAACATTCTTGGCAATTTCAACTTGTCGAACGCGCCAGCGAGCCGCAAAAACTTATTGAAACATATTTCCCTCAGTTCAAGGCCGAAGAATGGCTTCGCACCTTTAGTGCTTCTCGGCTGAAAGATCCCGGAAAAACTTTGGCCGTGTTTTCTTATTCTTTGACCGAGCTTGCCGACATTCCAGAATGGGCTTATCAGTGCGAAGCTCTGATGTTAGTTGAACCGTCCACCCAACAGGACGGCAGAAAGCTCTTACAACTTCGTCAAAAACTTTTGGAAAACGGGTATCACGTATGGGCCCCTTGCACCCATGAAGGTCCCTGCCCTCTTCTGACCCAGTCCAAGCATGACTGGTGTCATGATCGCGTGCATTTTCAAGCGCCTGAATGGTTCCTGAAAATGGAAGAACAGCTGCCAATGAAAAATCGCACCCTCACTATGAGTTACCTTTTAATGCGCAAAACGCGACCTGAAAATATCGCTGCCGCGCGGGTCGTGGGCGACCGCTTACAAGAAAAAGGCAAAGATCGTCAGATGATTTGTCGTGGCCCTGAGCGCGAATTTTTAGCCTGGATGCACAAACTGAAGATTCACCAAGAGATTCCGCGAGGAGTTCTAGTGAAAATTCCAAGTGAATCTCAGAAGGTTTCCAATGAGCTTCGTATCCTTAACGAAGTCGAAATTTACGAATGA